The following coding sequences lie in one Burkholderia cepacia genomic window:
- the rnhB gene encoding ribonuclease HII, which translates to MTAVRASRRRSSSDEQGGFDFSRPDEIVCGVDEAGRGPLAGPVVAAAVILDPAQPIDGLDDSKALSAKKRDALYELIVARSRAYCVASASVDEIDTLNILHATMLAMKRAVEGLAVLPTLAQIDGNRCPTLTVRAEAIVSGDALVPSISAASILAKVTRDRMLVDLHERFPVYGFNVHAGYGTAKHLAALREHGPCEAHRRSFAPVRAALDLIR; encoded by the coding sequence ATGACCGCAGTACGTGCATCACGCCGCCGTTCGTCGAGCGACGAGCAGGGCGGTTTCGACTTCAGCCGCCCTGACGAGATCGTCTGCGGCGTCGACGAAGCCGGCCGCGGCCCGCTCGCGGGGCCGGTGGTGGCGGCCGCGGTGATTCTCGATCCCGCGCAGCCGATCGACGGGCTCGACGATTCGAAGGCGCTGTCCGCGAAGAAGCGCGACGCGCTGTACGAGCTGATCGTCGCGCGGTCGCGCGCGTACTGCGTCGCGTCGGCGAGCGTCGACGAGATCGACACGCTGAACATCCTGCACGCAACGATGCTCGCGATGAAGCGGGCCGTCGAGGGTCTGGCGGTCCTGCCGACGCTCGCGCAGATCGACGGCAACCGCTGCCCGACGCTGACCGTGCGGGCCGAGGCGATCGTCAGCGGCGACGCGCTGGTGCCGAGCATCTCGGCTGCGTCGATCCTCGCGAAGGTCACGCGCGACCGCATGCTGGTCGACCTGCACGAACGCTTCCCGGTGTACGGCTTCAACGTACATGCGGGCTACGGCACCGCGAAACACCTTGCCGCACTGCGCGAGCACGGCCCGTGCGAAGCGCATCGGCGCTCGTTCGCGCCCGTCCGTGCGGCACTCGACCTGATTCGATGA
- the lpxA gene encoding acyl-ACP--UDP-N-acetylglucosamine O-acyltransferase: MTRIHPTAIVEPGAQIDESVEIGPYAIVGPHVTIGARTTIGSHSVIEGHTTLGEDNRIGHYASVGGRPQDMKYKDEPTKLVIGNRNTIREFTTIHTGTVQDVGVTTLGDDNWIMAYVHIGHDCRVGNNVILSSNAQMAGHVEIGDWAIVGGMSGVHQFVRIGAHSMLGGASALVQDIPPFVIAAGNKAEPHGINVEGLRRRGFSADAISALRSAYRVLYKNGLSFEEAKVQLRELAEAGGDGDAPVKALVDFIDASQRGIIR; this comes from the coding sequence ATGACCAGGATTCATCCCACCGCGATTGTCGAGCCGGGCGCGCAGATCGACGAATCGGTCGAGATCGGCCCGTACGCGATCGTCGGCCCGCACGTCACGATCGGCGCGCGTACGACGATCGGCTCGCACAGCGTGATCGAAGGCCATACGACGCTCGGCGAAGACAACCGCATCGGCCACTACGCGTCGGTCGGCGGCCGTCCGCAGGACATGAAGTACAAGGACGAGCCGACGAAGCTCGTGATCGGCAACCGCAACACGATCCGCGAATTCACGACGATCCACACGGGTACCGTGCAGGACGTCGGCGTGACGACGCTCGGCGACGACAACTGGATCATGGCCTACGTGCACATCGGCCATGACTGCCGCGTCGGCAACAACGTGATCCTGTCGAGCAACGCGCAGATGGCCGGCCACGTCGAGATCGGCGACTGGGCGATCGTCGGCGGCATGTCGGGCGTCCACCAGTTCGTGCGCATCGGCGCGCACTCGATGCTGGGCGGCGCGTCGGCGCTCGTGCAGGACATCCCGCCGTTCGTGATCGCGGCCGGCAACAAGGCCGAACCGCACGGGATCAACGTTGAAGGGCTGCGCCGGCGCGGCTTCTCGGCCGATGCGATCTCGGCGCTGCGCAGCGCGTACCGCGTGCTCTACAAGAACGGCCTGTCGTTCGAGGAAGCGAAGGTGCAGTTGCGCGAGCTGGCGGAGGCCGGCGGCGACGGCGATGCGCCGGTGAAGGCACTCGTCGATTTCATCGACGCGTCGCAACGCGGCATCATCCGCTAA
- the lpxB gene encoding lipid-A-disaccharide synthase, with amino-acid sequence MALPTNQLRLAMVAGEPSGDLLGASLLGGLRERLPESAQYYGIGGQRMIAQGFDSHWQMDKLTVRGYVEALGQIPEILRIRGELKRQLLAERPDAFIGVDAPDFNFNVEQAARDAGIPSIHFVCPSIWAWRGGRIKKIAKSVDHMLCLFPFEPAILDKAGVASTYVGHPLADEIPLEPDTHGARIALGLPADGPVIAVLPGSRRSEIALIGPTFFAAMALMQQREPGVRFVMPAATPALRELLQPLVDAHPQLALTLTDGRSQVAMTAADAILVKSGTVTLEAALLKKPMVISYKVPWLTGQIMRRQGYLPYVGLPNILAGRFVVPELLQHFATPEALADATLTQLRDDANRRTLTDVFTEMHLSLRQNTAVKAAEAVVRVLEHRKGRA; translated from the coding sequence ATGGCGCTTCCGACCAATCAGCTCCGGCTCGCGATGGTGGCCGGCGAGCCGTCGGGCGACCTGCTCGGGGCATCGCTGCTCGGCGGCCTGCGCGAGCGGTTGCCCGAATCGGCCCAGTATTACGGGATCGGTGGGCAGCGGATGATCGCGCAGGGCTTCGACTCGCACTGGCAGATGGACAAGCTGACCGTGCGCGGCTATGTCGAGGCGCTGGGCCAGATTCCCGAGATCCTGCGGATTCGCGGCGAACTGAAGCGCCAGCTGCTCGCCGAGCGGCCGGACGCATTCATCGGTGTCGACGCGCCTGACTTCAACTTCAATGTCGAACAGGCCGCGCGCGACGCGGGCATTCCGTCGATCCACTTCGTGTGCCCGTCGATCTGGGCGTGGCGCGGCGGCCGGATCAAGAAGATCGCGAAGTCCGTCGATCACATGCTGTGCCTGTTCCCGTTCGAACCGGCGATCCTCGACAAGGCAGGCGTCGCATCGACGTATGTCGGCCATCCGCTGGCCGACGAGATTCCGCTCGAACCCGATACGCACGGCGCGCGCATCGCGCTGGGCCTGCCCGCAGACGGCCCCGTGATCGCGGTGCTGCCGGGCAGCCGACGCTCCGAGATCGCGCTGATCGGCCCGACGTTCTTCGCGGCGATGGCGCTGATGCAGCAGCGCGAGCCCGGCGTGCGGTTCGTGATGCCGGCGGCGACGCCCGCACTGCGCGAACTGCTGCAGCCGCTCGTCGATGCGCATCCGCAACTCGCGCTGACGCTCACCGACGGCCGCTCGCAAGTCGCGATGACGGCTGCCGACGCGATCCTCGTGAAGAGCGGCACGGTCACGCTGGAAGCCGCGCTGCTGAAGAAGCCGATGGTGATCTCGTACAAGGTGCCCTGGCTGACCGGTCAGATCATGCGCCGGCAGGGTTACCTGCCGTACGTCGGCTTGCCGAACATCCTGGCGGGGCGTTTCGTCGTGCCCGAGCTGCTGCAGCATTTCGCGACGCCCGAGGCGCTCGCCGATGCGACGCTTACGCAGCTGCGCGATGACGCGAACCGCCGCACGCTGACCGACGTGTTTACCGAAATGCATCTTTCGCTGCGGCAGAATACGGCCGTGAAGGCGGCCGAAGCCGTCGTACGCGTGCTCGAACATCGCAAGGGGCGCGCATGA
- a CDS encoding OmpH family outer membrane protein, with the protein MCALTVALALGAATVHAQDVARIAAVNSDRILRESAPAKAAQTKLEAEFAKRDKDLQDLAARLKSMSDSLDKNGTSLSAADRAQKQRDLAQLDTDFQRKQREFREDLNQRRNEELAAVLERANKVIKQIAEQQNYDLIVQEAVYVSPRIDITDKVLKALASGSTN; encoded by the coding sequence ATGTGCGCGCTGACCGTTGCGCTGGCCTTGGGCGCGGCAACGGTGCACGCACAGGACGTCGCCCGCATCGCGGCGGTCAATTCGGATCGGATCCTGCGCGAGTCGGCGCCCGCGAAGGCGGCGCAGACGAAGCTCGAAGCCGAGTTCGCGAAGCGTGACAAGGATCTGCAGGATCTGGCCGCGCGCCTGAAGTCGATGTCCGATTCGCTGGACAAGAACGGCACGTCGCTGTCGGCGGCCGATCGCGCGCAGAAGCAGCGCGATCTCGCCCAGCTCGATACCGACTTCCAGCGCAAGCAGCGCGAGTTCCGCGAAGACCTGAACCAGCGTCGCAACGAGGAACTGGCGGCCGTGCTGGAGCGGGCGAACAAGGTCATCAAGCAGATCGCCGAGCAGCAGAATTACGACCTGATCGTGCAGGAAGCCGTGTACGTCAGCCCGCGCATCGACATCACCGACAAGGTGCTCAAGGCGCTCGCGTCCGGCTCGACGAACTGA
- the bamA gene encoding outer membrane protein assembly factor BamA — protein sequence MLFKPHRFVPKTVAAAALAAHGLAAHAAAPFVVQDIKIEGLQRVEAGSVFAYLPIKQGDTFTDDKASEAIRALYATGFFNDVRIATQGNVVIVQVQERPAIASIDFTGTKEFDKDNLTKALRAVGLADGRYYDKALVDKAEQELKRQYLTRGFYAAEVKTTITPVDANRVSILFAVAEGPSAKIRQINFIGNKAFSTSALRDEMQLSTPNWFSWYTKNDLYAKEKLTGDLEAVRSYYLNRGYLEFNIESTQVSISPDKKDMYLTVTLHEGEPYTVSGIKLSGNLLDREAELNKLIKIKPGDRFSAEKLQQTTKSIVDKLGEYGYAFATVNAQPDIDQANHKVNLNLVVDPSRRVYVRRINVVGNTRTRDEVVRREMRQLESSWFDSNRLALSKDRVNRLGYFTNVDVTTVPVDGTNDQVDVNVKVDEKPTGAITLGAGFSSTDKVVLSAGVSQDNVFGSGTSLSVNVNTAKSYRTLTVTQVDPYFTVDGIKRITDVYYRTYQPLYYSTSSSFRIISAGGNLKFGIPFSEVDTVYFGAGFEQNRLDVDSNTPQSYQDYVNQFGRVSNTVPLTVAWSRDARDSALIPSRGYFTQANMEYGVPVGKIQYYKADLQAQYYYSFSRGFILGMNLQGGYGNGIGNPYPIFKNYYAGGIGSVRGYEPSSLGPRDTKTNDPIGGSKMLVGNIELTFPLPGTGYDRTLRVFTFLDGGNVWGNAPGGTSTGANGLRYGYGVGLAWISPIGPLKLSLGFPLQKHEGDQYQKFQFQIGTAF from the coding sequence ATGTTGTTCAAACCTCATCGCTTTGTACCTAAGACAGTTGCAGCGGCCGCGCTCGCCGCTCACGGCCTCGCGGCGCATGCAGCGGCACCGTTCGTGGTGCAAGACATCAAGATCGAGGGGCTGCAGCGCGTCGAAGCGGGTTCGGTGTTCGCCTATCTGCCGATCAAGCAGGGCGATACCTTCACGGACGACAAGGCATCCGAAGCAATCCGCGCGTTGTACGCGACGGGCTTTTTCAACGACGTTCGCATCGCCACGCAAGGCAACGTCGTCATCGTGCAGGTACAGGAGCGTCCGGCCATCGCGTCGATCGACTTCACCGGCACGAAGGAATTCGACAAGGACAACCTGACGAAGGCGCTGCGCGCCGTCGGTCTCGCCGATGGCCGCTATTACGACAAGGCGCTCGTCGACAAGGCGGAGCAGGAGCTCAAGCGCCAGTACCTGACGCGCGGCTTCTATGCGGCCGAGGTCAAGACGACGATCACACCGGTCGACGCGAACCGCGTGTCGATCCTGTTCGCGGTGGCCGAAGGCCCGAGCGCGAAGATCCGTCAGATCAACTTCATCGGCAACAAGGCGTTCAGCACCAGCGCGCTGCGCGACGAGATGCAGCTGTCGACGCCGAACTGGTTCTCCTGGTACACGAAGAACGACCTGTACGCGAAGGAAAAGCTCACGGGCGACCTCGAGGCCGTGCGTTCGTACTATCTGAACCGCGGCTACCTCGAGTTCAACATCGAGTCGACCCAGGTGTCGATCTCGCCCGACAAGAAGGACATGTACCTGACGGTCACGCTGCACGAAGGCGAGCCGTACACGGTGTCGGGCATCAAGCTGTCGGGCAATCTGCTCGATCGCGAAGCCGAACTCAACAAGCTGATCAAGATCAAGCCGGGCGATCGTTTCTCGGCCGAAAAGCTCCAGCAGACCACCAAGTCGATCGTCGACAAGCTCGGTGAATACGGCTACGCATTCGCGACCGTCAACGCCCAGCCGGACATCGACCAGGCGAACCACAAGGTGAACCTGAACCTCGTCGTCGATCCTAGCCGCCGCGTGTACGTGCGCCGCATCAACGTCGTCGGCAACACGCGCACGCGCGACGAGGTGGTGCGCCGCGAAATGCGCCAGCTCGAAAGCTCGTGGTTCGATTCGAACCGCCTCGCGCTGTCGAAGGACCGCGTGAACCGTCTCGGCTACTTCACCAACGTCGACGTGACGACGGTGCCGGTCGACGGCACGAACGACCAGGTCGACGTGAACGTGAAGGTCGACGAAAAGCCGACCGGCGCGATCACGCTGGGTGCCGGCTTCTCGTCGACGGACAAGGTCGTGCTGTCGGCCGGCGTGTCGCAGGACAACGTGTTCGGTTCGGGTACCAGCCTGTCGGTGAACGTCAACACCGCGAAGAGCTACCGTACGCTGACCGTTACGCAGGTCGACCCGTACTTCACGGTCGACGGCATCAAGCGGATCACGGACGTCTACTACCGCACGTATCAGCCGCTCTACTATTCGACGAGCTCGAGCTTCCGGATCATCAGCGCGGGCGGCAACTTGAAGTTCGGCATTCCGTTCTCGGAAGTCGACACCGTCTACTTCGGCGCGGGCTTCGAGCAGAACCGCCTCGACGTCGATTCGAACACGCCGCAGAGCTACCAGGATTACGTGAACCAGTTCGGCCGCGTGTCGAACACGGTGCCGCTGACCGTCGCATGGTCGCGCGACGCGCGTGACAGCGCGCTGATCCCGAGCCGCGGCTACTTCACGCAGGCAAACATGGAGTACGGCGTGCCGGTCGGCAAGATCCAGTACTACAAGGCCGACCTGCAGGCGCAATACTACTATTCGTTCTCGCGCGGCTTCATCCTGGGCATGAACCTGCAGGGCGGCTACGGTAACGGTATCGGCAACCCGTACCCGATCTTCAAGAACTACTACGCGGGCGGTATCGGCTCCGTGCGTGGCTACGAGCCGAGCTCGCTGGGCCCGCGCGACACGAAGACGAACGACCCGATCGGCGGTTCGAAGATGCTCGTCGGCAACATCGAACTGACGTTCCCGCTGCCGGGCACGGGCTACGACCGCACGCTGCGCGTGTTCACGTTCCTCGACGGCGGTAACGTGTGGGGTAACGCGCCGGGCGGCACGAGTACCGGCGCGAACGGCCTGCGTTACGGCTACGGTGTGGGTCTCGCCTGGATCTCGCCGATCGGCCCGCTGAAGCTGAGCCTCGGTTTCCCGCTGCAGAAGCACGAAGGCGACCAGTACCAGAAATTCCAGTTCCAGATCGGGACGGCGTTCTGA
- the rseP gene encoding RIP metalloprotease RseP, with protein MNVLVELVAFAVAIGVLVVVHEYGHYRVARWCGVKVLRFSIGFGQPIARWVSRRTGTEWTLSVLPLGGYVKMLDERDPGPGIQPEELGQAFNRQSVYKRIAIVAAGPIANFLLAIALFSIVFATGVTEPTAIVAPPAAGTVAARAGFDGNETIVSIRKAQGGESEPVRSWSDLRWKLLSAAFDHREIVLGARDGNATFDFRVDLRNVPESQLDDDFMAHLGFETGGGTLSVASVQPGSAAEQAGLKAGDKLVALDGKPIGGATRFIDSVKHHAGQALDLQIERDGAAQTVSIVPQMQRDDESGQQVGRIGAALSMHAPSVDVRYGPIDSLRLGARRTWDISVYSLKMFGRMITGNASLKNLSGPVTIADYAGKSARLGPSAFLSFLALVSISLGVLNLLPIPVLDGGHLLYYAVEAATGKAVSERWQLILQRAGLICIVALSAIALFNDLARLIHF; from the coding sequence ATGAACGTGCTGGTCGAACTGGTCGCGTTTGCGGTGGCGATCGGGGTACTGGTCGTCGTGCATGAGTACGGACACTATCGCGTCGCACGTTGGTGCGGCGTGAAGGTGCTGCGTTTCTCGATCGGCTTCGGCCAGCCCATCGCGCGCTGGGTCAGCCGTCGGACGGGCACCGAGTGGACGCTGTCCGTGCTGCCGCTCGGTGGCTACGTGAAGATGCTCGACGAGCGCGATCCGGGCCCCGGCATCCAGCCCGAGGAGCTCGGGCAGGCCTTCAACCGGCAGTCCGTCTACAAACGGATCGCGATTGTCGCGGCCGGGCCGATTGCGAACTTCCTGTTGGCAATCGCGCTGTTCTCGATCGTGTTTGCCACCGGCGTGACCGAGCCGACCGCGATCGTCGCGCCGCCGGCCGCAGGGACGGTGGCGGCCCGCGCGGGCTTCGACGGCAACGAGACGATCGTGTCGATCCGCAAAGCGCAGGGCGGCGAGTCCGAGCCGGTGCGCTCGTGGTCGGACCTGCGCTGGAAGCTGTTGTCGGCCGCGTTCGACCACCGCGAGATCGTGCTCGGCGCACGCGATGGCAACGCGACGTTCGATTTCCGCGTCGACCTCCGCAATGTTCCCGAAAGTCAGCTCGACGACGATTTCATGGCCCATCTGGGCTTCGAGACCGGCGGCGGCACGCTGTCGGTCGCATCCGTGCAGCCGGGCAGCGCGGCGGAGCAGGCCGGCCTGAAGGCCGGCGACAAGCTGGTGGCGCTCGACGGCAAGCCGATCGGCGGAGCGACGCGTTTCATCGATTCGGTGAAGCACCATGCCGGCCAGGCACTCGACCTGCAGATCGAGCGCGACGGCGCCGCGCAGACGGTGTCGATCGTGCCGCAGATGCAGCGTGACGACGAATCGGGGCAGCAGGTCGGCCGGATCGGCGCGGCGCTGTCGATGCATGCGCCGTCCGTCGACGTGCGCTACGGGCCGATCGATAGCCTGCGGCTCGGTGCGCGCCGCACGTGGGACATCTCCGTGTATTCGCTGAAGATGTTTGGGCGGATGATCACGGGCAACGCGTCGCTGAAGAACCTGTCCGGCCCGGTGACGATCGCCGACTACGCGGGCAAGAGCGCGCGGCTCGGACCATCGGCCTTCCTGTCGTTCCTCGCCCTTGTCAGCATTAGCCTTGGCGTCCTGAACTTGTTGCCGATTCCCGTTTTGGACGGGGGGCATCTGTTATATTATGCGGTTGAAGCCGCGACCGGGAAAGCCGTCTCGGAGCGCTGGCAGCTGATTCTGCAAAGAGCCGGGTTGATCTGCATCGTCGCATTGTCGGCGATCGCGCTGTTCAACGATCTGGCTCGGTTAATCCATTTCTGA
- the lpxD gene encoding UDP-3-O-(3-hydroxymyristoyl)glucosamine N-acyltransferase has product MALTLEELVKRFGGEIAGDAQCKVSGLAPLDQAGPQQLAFLANPKYLSQVEATRAGAVLIAPKDLEKLGAAASGPRNFIVTPNPYAYFARVAQMFIDLATPQRAAGVHPSATIDPAAKVAASAVIGPNVTVEAGAVIEDGVQLDANVFVGRGTTIGAGSHFYPNASVYHGCKVGPRAIVHAGAVIGSDGFGFAPDFVGDGDARTGSWVKIPQVGGVTIGPDVEIGANTTIDRGAMADTVIEECVKIDNQVQIAHNCRIGAYTVIAGKAGIAGSTTIGRHCMIGGAAGIAGHVTLGDYVIITANSGVSKSLPKAGIYTSAFPAVDHGEWNKSAALVRNLDKLRDRIKALEAALAAQGGTDA; this is encoded by the coding sequence ATGGCATTGACGCTTGAGGAACTCGTAAAGCGGTTCGGCGGCGAGATCGCCGGCGACGCACAGTGCAAGGTGAGCGGGCTCGCACCGCTCGACCAGGCAGGCCCTCAGCAGCTCGCGTTCCTCGCGAATCCGAAGTACCTGTCGCAGGTCGAGGCGACCCGGGCAGGCGCGGTGCTGATCGCGCCGAAGGACCTCGAGAAGCTGGGCGCGGCCGCTAGCGGCCCCCGCAATTTCATTGTGACGCCGAATCCGTACGCGTACTTCGCGCGCGTCGCGCAGATGTTCATCGACCTGGCCACGCCGCAGCGCGCCGCCGGCGTGCATCCGAGCGCGACGATCGATCCGGCCGCGAAGGTCGCCGCGAGTGCGGTGATCGGCCCGAACGTGACGGTCGAGGCCGGCGCGGTGATCGAGGACGGCGTGCAGCTCGACGCGAACGTGTTCGTCGGCCGCGGCACGACGATCGGCGCCGGCTCGCACTTCTATCCGAACGCATCGGTGTACCACGGCTGCAAGGTCGGCCCGCGCGCGATCGTCCATGCGGGCGCCGTGATCGGCTCCGACGGCTTCGGCTTTGCGCCCGATTTCGTCGGCGACGGCGACGCGCGCACCGGCAGCTGGGTCAAGATCCCGCAGGTCGGCGGCGTGACGATCGGCCCGGACGTCGAAATCGGCGCGAACACGACGATCGATCGCGGTGCGATGGCGGATACCGTCATCGAGGAATGCGTGAAGATCGACAACCAGGTGCAGATCGCCCACAACTGCCGGATCGGCGCCTATACGGTCATCGCCGGCAAGGCAGGCATCGCGGGCAGCACGACGATCGGCCGCCACTGCATGATCGGCGGCGCGGCCGGGATCGCCGGCCACGTGACGCTCGGCGACTATGTCATCATCACCGCGAATTCGGGCGTATCGAAGTCGCTGCCGAAGGCCGGCATCTATACCAGCGCGTTCCCGGCCGTTGACCACGGCGAATGGAACAAGAGCGCCGCGCTCGTGCGCAACCTCGACAAGCTGCGCGATCGCATCAAGGCGCTCGAAGCCGCGCTCGCCGCCCAGGGCGGCACGGACGCCTGA
- a CDS encoding 1-deoxy-D-xylulose-5-phosphate reductoisomerase yields MQKRLTLLGSTGSIGDSTLDVVARHPERFSVYALTAHRNGDKLVEQCLRFAPEVAVVGDAATASHVEAKLRAAGSKTTVLYGPQALVDVSNSDGCDTVVAAIVGAAGLAPSLAAARAGKRILLANKEALVMSGAIFMDAVRDHGAILLPVDSEHNAIFQCMPRDAAEHGGISKIILTASGGPFRTREPATLVDVTPDEACKHPNWVMGRKISVDSATMMNKGLEVIEAHWIFGLPGDRIDVLIHPQSVIHSLVSYRDGSVLAQLGNPDMRTPIAHALAFPERVDAGVDQLDLAQIAQLSFEKPDYTRFPCLALALKALEEGGIASAALNAANEVAVEAFLERRIGFMAIAATVDSVLNALPNRAPNGLDDVLAADAEARRLAAEIIAKAPAPRVERTV; encoded by the coding sequence ATGCAAAAACGTCTGACATTGCTCGGTTCCACGGGCTCGATCGGAGACAGCACGCTCGACGTGGTCGCGCGCCATCCCGAGCGCTTCTCGGTCTACGCGCTGACCGCGCACCGCAACGGCGACAAGCTCGTTGAGCAGTGTCTGCGCTTCGCCCCAGAAGTGGCGGTGGTCGGCGATGCCGCGACGGCCTCGCACGTCGAGGCGAAGCTGCGCGCGGCGGGCAGCAAGACGACCGTGCTGTACGGCCCGCAGGCGCTCGTCGACGTGTCGAACAGCGACGGCTGCGATACGGTGGTCGCGGCGATCGTCGGCGCGGCCGGTCTTGCGCCGAGCCTCGCGGCCGCGCGCGCCGGCAAGCGGATCCTGCTCGCGAACAAGGAAGCGCTGGTGATGTCGGGTGCGATCTTCATGGACGCCGTGCGCGACCATGGCGCGATCCTGCTGCCGGTCGACAGCGAACACAACGCGATCTTCCAGTGCATGCCGCGCGATGCGGCCGAGCACGGCGGGATCTCGAAGATCATCCTGACCGCGTCGGGCGGCCCGTTCCGCACGCGCGAACCGGCCACGCTCGTCGACGTGACGCCGGACGAAGCGTGCAAGCACCCCAACTGGGTGATGGGCCGCAAGATCTCGGTCGATTCCGCGACGATGATGAACAAGGGCCTCGAAGTGATCGAGGCGCACTGGATCTTCGGGCTGCCGGGTGATCGCATCGACGTGCTGATCCATCCGCAGAGCGTGATCCATTCGCTCGTGTCGTACCGTGACGGCTCGGTGCTCGCGCAGCTCGGCAACCCCGACATGCGCACGCCGATCGCGCACGCGCTCGCATTCCCCGAGCGCGTCGACGCGGGCGTCGACCAGCTCGACCTCGCGCAGATCGCGCAGCTGTCGTTCGAGAAGCCCGATTACACGCGCTTCCCGTGCCTCGCGCTCGCGCTGAAGGCGCTCGAGGAGGGTGGCATCGCGAGCGCCGCATTGAACGCGGCGAACGAAGTTGCGGTCGAAGCATTTCTCGAGCGCCGGATCGGCTTCATGGCGATCGCGGCGACGGTCGACTCGGTGCTCAACGCGCTGCCGAACCGTGCGCCCAACGGGCTCGACGACGTCCTGGCAGCGGATGCAGAGGCACGCCGCCTCGCCGCCGAGATCATTGCTAAAGCGCCTGCGCCCCGCGTGGAGCGTACTGTCTGA
- the fabZ gene encoding 3-hydroxyacyl-ACP dehydratase FabZ, with protein MSTEKINLDIHKILTLLPHRYPILLVDRVLELEPHKGIKALKNVSINEPFFQGHFPKRPVMPGVLILEALAQAAALLTFAEEQPKDPENTLYYFVGIDGARFKRVVEPGDQLILNVTFERYIRGIWKFKAVAEVDGKVAAEAELMCTVKTADAAP; from the coding sequence ATGAGCACTGAAAAAATCAATCTCGACATCCACAAGATCCTCACGCTGCTGCCGCATCGCTACCCGATTCTGCTCGTCGATCGCGTGCTCGAACTCGAGCCGCACAAAGGGATCAAAGCGCTGAAGAACGTGTCGATCAACGAGCCGTTTTTCCAGGGGCACTTCCCGAAGCGGCCGGTGATGCCGGGCGTGCTGATCCTCGAGGCGCTCGCGCAGGCTGCCGCACTGCTGACCTTCGCGGAAGAGCAGCCGAAGGATCCGGAGAACACGCTGTACTACTTCGTCGGCATCGACGGTGCGCGCTTCAAGCGTGTGGTCGAGCCGGGCGATCAACTGATTCTGAACGTGACGTTCGAACGCTACATCCGCGGTATCTGGAAGTTCAAGGCGGTGGCGGAAGTGGACGGCAAGGTGGCGGCGGAAGCCGAACTGATGTGCACGGTCAAGACGGCCGACGCGGCGCCCTGA
- a CDS encoding TrmH family RNA methyltransferase, which yields MKSITSRDNPLYKRLKALAGSTPHQRRSGQALLEGFHLASAYLDTGATPELCVATEGALGHAEAQAIVARVDAQRIVTLPDALFGQLSNVVNGVGFLLLVDRPEQPLPARVTHTSVVLDGVQDAGNVGSILRSAAAAGVRHVFCAPGTAYAWSSKVLRSGMGAHFLLSIHEDVDAAALAERLDVPVALTDSHGAQAVYDCDLSGPVAWVFGNEGAGVSAFWRDAATHRVTIPQPGGMESLNVAAAAAVCLFEQVRQQRPA from the coding sequence ATGAAAAGCATTACTTCCCGCGACAACCCGCTGTACAAGCGCCTGAAGGCGCTGGCGGGTTCGACGCCCCATCAGCGCCGCAGCGGCCAGGCGCTGCTCGAAGGATTCCATCTCGCGAGCGCGTACCTCGATACGGGCGCGACGCCGGAGCTGTGCGTGGCGACCGAAGGCGCGCTCGGCCACGCCGAGGCGCAGGCGATCGTCGCGCGCGTGGACGCGCAGCGGATCGTCACGTTGCCCGACGCGTTGTTCGGGCAGTTGTCGAACGTCGTCAACGGCGTCGGCTTCCTGCTGCTCGTCGACCGGCCTGAACAACCGCTGCCCGCTCGCGTCACGCATACGTCGGTCGTGCTCGACGGCGTGCAGGATGCCGGCAATGTCGGTTCGATCCTGCGCAGCGCGGCGGCGGCCGGTGTACGCCACGTGTTCTGTGCGCCGGGAACGGCGTATGCCTGGTCGTCGAAGGTGCTGCGCTCGGGCATGGGTGCCCATTTCCTGCTGTCGATCCACGAGGATGTCGACGCTGCCGCGCTCGCCGAACGCCTCGACGTGCCGGTCGCACTGACCGACTCGCATGGCGCGCAGGCGGTCTACGATTGCGACCTGTCGGGGCCGGTTGCGTGGGTGTTCGGCAACGAGGGCGCCGGCGTGTCGGCGTTCTGGCGCGATGCGGCCACGCATCGCGTGACGATCCCGCAGCCGGGCGGGATGGAGTCGCTGAACGTCGCAGCAGCGGCAGCGGTGTGCCTGTTCGAGCAGGTGCGCCAGCAGCGGCCTGCATGA